In Chanos chanos chromosome 14, fChaCha1.1, whole genome shotgun sequence, the sequence TTATGCCCTTTGCTTTAACTGAACATTATTTCCACTCATCACTTTGCATTACCACTGAATCACTAATGCTGAGTAAATACCAAAGGAATACCTCAAACATTCAGAAAGGTAGATTaatgtgtgcgtctgtggaACGTCTGTGATTCATTTGTTGAAAATATTGTTCAGGGCAACACAATACAACCATTATTGTCCGTTTTTCTCACAATGGAAATCACCTCTGAAAACACGGCTTGATAGCACCCACACGTTTTATCTTATTCCAGTAGGTCTTTCTAAGGCAAGCTCTGTAGCCTTGACAACTGAGATGAAGAGCGGCCTTCAAAAAGTGTTTACGCCAACTGGGAGAAGACAGTTGGTTATCTATAAAACCTTAGAGCTGGAATCACTAACTGAACTGTAAGagtgaaatttctctctcagctctctctttctctgactcactgGCTGTGGTAAGGGCGTGTTTAATTCCTCCACCGTTGAGGAAACAATCCCCGGAAACTGAAGCATAAACATCACTAACATCCTGAGTGAGCTCTTTGTTGTGAAGTTCCATTGAGGTATCAAGCAGGAGGTCTATGAAACCACTGTGTGGGgaatggaaagaaaagcaaCCTATTTGTTGCATGTTAACGAAGTTTTCCCCATATAATTTAGTGAGTAGGTGGTCTTAAATTACCTTACTGAAAACTGTTATCCATTCTCTAACAAGCAATTGCTAAACCAGCTCACAGTAAACTATATATGGGTGGGTGGATGAGCGATGTGTAAACATTACTTCCTCTTTTTAGACACTTAAATGGACGACAATGATCAACAACCTACTATTCTTCAGAACGTTACAGAATGACTTCTAACCTTTtgaaactactttttttttctactcacaCTCCTTCTGTGCCATATTTGTTGAAGAAATCCATTTGATTGCATGCTTGGATCCAACCAATGGTCCATATCTCTTTGCGGACAACTGGAGGAACAAGCACTTGGGCAGCGGCTCTAAAATATGGTGTACGGTATCGCAGAACCACGTTGGAAGACTCATCAGTGACAGTTGGGGTTTGATCGATTGAAGAGTTCAATTCGAGGACCGTTATGTTTTCATGGAAACTCGGCTTGTTTCTGACACTCTCTATGCATCCCATGGTAATGGTTATTAATACTACACACGATAACAGCCATTGATGTGAAGCACCCCAGTTAAGGATCTTTTTTGATGCTTGGAGTAATAATTTAAAACAGGCTAAGTATCTTTGCTCCCAACGCTTAATACAGTTGAACTAACTGCGAACAGGTGCGAGGGATATACATATAGACCGCTGTATTTGAAGGACGGGTCTAAAggtggaaaaagaaaggaattaAGAATCAGTGTTGCCTACAGTGAGCCCATCATAGTGGTTATTTCTGCAACAAATGAAGTTTCAAATCTTTACAAGTACTATTACATCTATGCAGGGTATTCACAATAATGTATAGCAGATGTAACATCGTAACTAACTGTCTGATAATAGCACTGCTATAAATCTGTCTATGGCGTATTCGCAGAATTACTTCTAACCACTTTTCACTCCTAACCCTTCAGTCAAGTCGCTCATCGCTCCAAATTTGAAGTTTGAAACAAATTATTGGCCTCTGAAACGGGCAAATTCTTCGCCTCCGTGGCAGGTAAGAGACCACTGGAATTTGTCCATAAGAGGAGATGTTTTGTCAACTCGCCTGAAATTCTAATAAATACGGCATAGACAGCATGCAAACGTTCAAATACCACCTCTTAAGCACTTTCCAGTGCTCAGTCATAATGACCAGTTGCACTGATTACTCTTGCACCCTCCAAGAATAGTTTACCAACAGAAAAGGCATTGTTCGCAAAGCAGTGGCACGAGTTTCCTATGGTCCTCGAGTTAAAGGGTCCGTTATCGTTGTGGCAAGTGTATCACTTCGTCTTACATGCACCAGTAAGTCGCATCCTAGATCCCTGAATTCCTATCCCTTTTAGTCCGCGGTTACACAGAAAGTAAGTTGGGTGACTATCAGAGATATCAGTAAAAAGGTTCCTTAAAAGCTCTTCTCCATATTTTGGAAAGTAGAAGTTTTAAATCATTAACGGACACACTTTGTTTCGTCCTCGTCCTATAATAGGTTGGGCAGGTTCTTTGGCGTGTAATGCTACACTTCAGCTGTTGGCTTTTTTTATCCGAGCGGCTTTAGAATAAGACTTCCCTTCTTCAGAGTGAGTTGCTGTATGGGTAGTGTAGTTTATGCGCATCCGGGAGCGACGGAAAGTAACGGTCTCACCAAGTAAAAGAACAATAGAAGAAGCCCATATTCAGATCATCGGGGCGGACTTAGCCAGTGCACTCATGCATAATATGAAAAGCTGCTTGTcagcagaaaaaatgaaaatattgacAAGGATAAATACCGCCAATTGTATTTACAGTTTCATAAATTGTAAATACATGTTTATCATAAATTTAAACGCATATTTACGTCAAGCTGTACTGCAACTAAATTTATGAACGCTTTTCTTCTCGAATATGCAAAGTAACCATCCGGAAACGGTGGCAAGTGCTCGTACTTCTTTTAGTAATAATGTGCCAGTCGCGAGACCTTTGATCAGATTATGAAATTAAGCGGCTCCACTAAGCACATTTAAACGCACTAAGCAGCCGTTGTCGGGTCTGATAAATGAGCGCGGATACAAAAGTGAGTCAGGGGAAATGGTTTTAGCTGAAAAACAACCAAAAGCTCTTCTCTGTTGAACCTTGcagaatttcatttcttttttttttctgtaaacagagaaaacaccgATAGTCTAAAGTAAATAACGCTCATTTGTTATGTTCGCCTTATAAACACGCAGTAAATGAAACAGCTATGTGGATGAATTTCATGAAGGCTGCCAGTTGGTTTGTCTATTTATAGCCTAACTGGAATAGATCTTGCAAGAGTTGGTACAGGGTAATACATGTTCAGGGAATGGACACGGTAGACCGGTCAGCGCAACGCTCTGTGCTAAAGGGACAGTGAAATAAACCAATAACAATACAGATAATTAAAGATCGTCTCCACAAGGGAGAGGAGCATACACAAAGATGCCTGCACATCAGAGTCGAACCAGGACGAGGGATCGGAACAACGTTCTGAACCGACCGGAGTTTATGTCTCTGAATCAACCTCTGAGGAACAACAACGCCGAAGCTCGCTCCTCCGCGCGTAGGGCCTCTCACAAATATCAGCACTGCCAGCATCAAGCCTCTGAAAATGCGCAGCAAGAGTCGGCCGAGAGCAGCAAAGAGCGCAGAGAGTCTGTTAAATTACCGGAGGAGGACTGTATGCAGCTTAATCCCTCATTTAAAGGGATTGCGATGAACTCGCTCCTTGCCATCGATATCTGTATGTCGAAGAGACTCGGGGTTTGTGCTCATACGACATCATCTTGGGGAAGCGTGCGTTCTATTGTCAAACTGCTTGCTCTCACTGGTCATGGCATTCCTTGGATTTTCGGCACAATTTTTTGCCTTACAAGAAGCAACACGTTGGCAGGGCAAGAGGTCTTGGTTAATTTGCTGCTTGGTACGTCGTATTAATAGTAGATCATAGATACTGTTGACTCATCACGGCCAAGCTATCGTTAACTTCTAACCGTTAACTTGTTTTGTCTTGGATGGCAAGCATCATCATATTATCACCACCCTTACAGACCCATTGTACCGTTATCTTTAAAGGTTACGATATGAATCATGGATTCATTTCTTAATAacttaacaaatgaaaaaataaacagatttttgtACGGTTAGTGTACTCATACGGTTTCAAATTTAtctaattatatatatatacacacattattattattattattattgttatcattattattattatttagagaTGCCGAAATTCAGGTTATGGTAATCATCATTTGTGCTGTTGTCCAACCGCTACATGTTGTTAGGGCAACATAACTATGTTCTACCAGGAGCTACATTATTGTCCAATGACTTTTGTTACAGTTACATTTGCCAGCACTCAGCATTAAAAACCCCTTATTTGAACCGGTAGTATCGCTTATTGCAGTCTCTACAACTGTGGATCAAGCAGTGATAGTGTTGTAATTCCATCCAAGATCTAAAAACAAGCATTCGCACCggggaaaaaaatagtttgCATCCAGCTCTGAAATACAATGATACAGTCTCCTTTTGAAATACCTTGGTTGTATTTTAAACATAATCATCAGTGTTGACATACATtataaataacacattttcaactgaagaaatatacattttatCTTGAGGATTACTTTCACTGAATTACTTGAGTTATGTGAGGCTGTGAAACCAAATTTACAGTATTTTGGTAAAATAGGGAGTAGTAGCCTACTCATAGATTTTATGTATCCTAGAGTCTTTTAAGGTCATGGTTAGAGAAAGCTGCTAGGTTTTTAGGTCAGTGGATAAGGGAATACAGGAAGATGTATGCTCTGTCTTTGACTGGTAGAAATGTGAACAACTcttttcaaaacacagagcacagatttTAGTGATACTGTAAACATAAAACCTTTCAATCATTTAAATTCTCCTGATGTCAGTAACTGACATGGGCTATGAAGCCAAACTGTGAAATTTGCCATGATAAATATCTCCAATGATTTACTATTTGTGTCTTGTGTATGTTACAAGATAGTTTAGTGTGATTGctagtgtgtttgactggctGAATCAGTTGTTGAATTCACTGTGGATGCTTTGTCAATCATCTTCTGATTACACTGAATTTGTTGTCCTAGTTTGTTCTCTCAATAAAGTTTTATTCCTCTTGCAGCTCTTTTACTGGACGTGATGACTGTTGCAGGCATGCAAAAGCTTGTGAAGCGCAAAGGACCCTGGGAAATGAGCCCCAGTTTCCTTGATTACCTGGCCATGGACGTCTACTCCTTCCCAGCAGCCCACGCAAGCAGGGCTGCCATGGTATCTAAATTCCTATTGGCTCATTTGGTGCTGGCAGTTCCTCTACGCATTCTTCTGGTCATATGGGCGGTGTTGGTGGGCATGTCTCGCATTCTGCTCGGTCGCCATCACCTTACGGATGTTGGTTGCGGCTTCGCGCTGGGTTTCCTTCACTACAGCCTGGTTGAGATGGTATGGCTGTCTTCCAGCACCTGTCAAACACTCATTTCCATTGGAACATTCAACTGGATCCCCTTCTATTGATCCATTAGTTTCTGTTGCTCAGTGTAGCTCAGAGCAGAGTCGATTTATGGACAGGCaaaattgctgtttttttttcaagccaaAATGATGGATATGCATTTTCCCCCAAAATCAGTGCTGCGAGTACATGATCAAAGACTTTCAGAATGTCTGTTTGATTTATGACTTTAGGTTTTACCGATATGATGTTATCGTTGACTTTTTTCCTGGCTTGAATTATTGCAATGGCAgtataaggttttttttgttttttttttttggtttactgTTGAACAGTGTAAAAAGGCCAAATGTAGTTGTTTAGAATATGAAAAAGCTATTTCACTTTATGTGGATACGTTAAtgatgtaaaataataataataataataataataataataataataataataataatatggaaCTGTATcgcgagcaaaaaaaaaactgctcagGGATTTTGCAACAAAATCATACAATGTCATCTCaaaaatttattcattttcattttcatctgaaatTTTATCCTCCTCTACATGCATTGATTTTAATCATTATTGTCGTGGCATTCAACTGAAGTCTGAGCAACGTGCTCTGTGCAGtaagatctctttctctctcttttttattttgatccATCCCCGAATATTGGCATTTATGTAATACAGGAAATCTATGCAGAACATTGATATTGTTTCATTTAGATATtataactactttttttttttttaaatagactaTTACAATTTTCAAGACCATTGTTTAGTGTGCCAAGTCTCAGGTATCTTTGCCATTTTGGGTATTTTCTTGTACTTTCTCAGTGCACTGTTGGATGTTACTGGATGTGTAATCTTTAGGGAGGGTTCTTTTTTTGGAGGCTCTGAGAGTCTTTTTTGACTTTCTGAAGGTCTGAGAGAATTCAAGGATATTTCTCATGTTCTGTAGAGTACATATTTTTATAGAACAGTTTGGATGGGAATTCCAAATTAAAGTACTGTCCCATATTACCAGAGTTTTGTGTTCCATGAAGCACTGAATCATTAATCTAATTACACGAAACCGCTTGTTGCTCCAGTTACTGGCTAAAATACACCACGAGCCATAAATCCACCAACAATTTCCCACATGACTCCGCAGAGCTTCATATAAACATGTTTCTGaatatgtttttcttcattttcaaattatGGAATGCTTATGGAGCACTTTGTTCATTCAGTATAAAAAAGGGAAACAGGGTGTAAAATATCATTGCGAGCATTTGTTTTTCGAGAATGATGTGAATTTATcacattatttaattttatCTGCCTTTTCTTCCCTTTGTATGAGGTTGAGCACAGATGCTTGACTGCAGTATCTGTTATACTGACACCTTTGTCAAATTTGCGACTGAAGGTTTAAGTCGGTTAAAATGATAAGCTGGACATGGTAAATTGATATAagatgaaaatggaaatgttgTGGCTAATTTTTAAATAGAGGCATGATTTTGTTctgtcaaataaagaaaatgaacatcCTCACTTTTGTTCTTTATGACTGCATGCACAGCAAATCTGCTCAACACTGTTTGAAACCATTCATATGACCGATTACATCACATGGAATACGAATTACTCTGCATATTGCTGTATATTAATGATTTACTCTTGGTGCTTTGATTTCCCAAATAATCTGATGGAAATATTTGTATATTCTTTTGAATGTCTCTCTCCTAATATTTTCAGTAATGATAGTATTTATgtgataaaactgaaattagAAATTGTGTTTCAAGCCTGGCACAAATAATTTagggagaaaggaagaaacCTGACATTTCACAATACTATATATTCTAGATCTAACTTGATTTTAGTTCCCCGTTTCGTCACTATTGCAAAACAACCATCAAATCTAATGACCGTTCCTGACGGGACATTTCTTCTCAGTCGTATGAAGCCCAACTTCGTAACACAAAATATCCCCAGGTCCATGTCCTAGTACCGTACTTTATCATGCCTGGCTGCACCCTTGAGAGGTATCTGGCTTCTGTCTCTAAAACCCAGTTACTATTTAAGTGGTCGTTGAGCAGTTAAGCAGCTGTCAGTATCTGTCTCTCGTCCCCCTTTCTGCCAGCTTCAAAATGGTGATCAGGTAACTGGGCTGAGGCAGGGTCCTGACTCAGCACGCTATTAATAGACCTGGGAGTCAAGAAATGAACCTACATCCCAAGTGGTGCAAGCACACGTCGCACACACCAAAACATGCCTGCCTTTTTCCAGAGCAGATCTCGTTTTTCGTTCAAGATAAAGTTGACCTTGTATATTATTTTGCGTTTAAAGTTGAAAGCCATACATAAACGAGATAGCTACGTTTGTGTGACAGGAACAGCAAAAGAGCTTTGCAGACCTAATTTTGTTCACTTAAATCGATTTCATG encodes:
- the plpp7a gene encoding inactive phospholipid phosphatase 7; amino-acid sequence: MPAHQSRTRTRDRNNVLNRPEFMSLNQPLRNNNAEARSSARRASHKYQHCQHQASENAQQESAESSKERRESVKLPEEDCMQLNPSFKGIAMNSLLAIDICMSKRLGVCAHTTSSWGSVRSIVKLLALTGHGIPWIFGTIFCLTRSNTLAGQEVLVNLLLALLLDVMTVAGMQKLVKRKGPWEMSPSFLDYLAMDVYSFPAAHASRAAMVSKFLLAHLVLAVPLRILLVIWAVLVGMSRILLGRHHLTDVGCGFALGFLHYSLVEMVWLSSSTCQTLISIGTFNWIPFY